One part of the Arcanobacterium phocisimile genome encodes these proteins:
- a CDS encoding copper homeostasis protein CutC — MLEVIALNEHDALGAVEGGAHRIELVGTMDQDGLSATVEQVAKIRAVSDIPIRAMLRDRDGFTPKNVSELAAGARDLVDAGVEALVVGWVRDGKFDTHTLADVLRGVPECEMTIHRAIDNVADYGAGWKKILQLPHVTSVLTAGSAAGVDAGMENLLTQAVDPRIAEVMMVGGGLRLEHLDRLKEAGIRKFHVGSPVRGGSFANPVDPVLVCQWVEATQ; from the coding sequence ATGCTTGAAGTTATTGCGCTCAACGAACACGACGCGCTGGGGGCGGTGGAAGGCGGTGCCCATCGGATCGAACTCGTTGGCACGATGGATCAAGACGGACTATCCGCAACCGTCGAACAAGTCGCAAAAATTCGGGCAGTAAGCGATATTCCAATCCGCGCTATGCTCCGCGACCGGGACGGATTCACCCCAAAGAATGTCAGCGAACTGGCAGCGGGCGCTCGCGACCTTGTCGATGCCGGTGTTGAAGCACTCGTCGTCGGCTGGGTCCGTGACGGAAAGTTCGACACCCACACATTGGCTGACGTACTTCGTGGCGTACCAGAATGCGAAATGACGATTCATCGCGCAATCGACAACGTGGCAGACTATGGTGCTGGCTGGAAGAAGATTCTACAACTGCCACATGTGACGAGTGTATTAACTGCAGGTTCGGCTGCCGGCGTTGATGCTGGAATGGAAAATTTGTTAACGCAAGCAGTCGATCCGCGAATCGCTGAGGTGATGATGGTCGGTGGTGGACTGCGTCTCGAACATCTTGACCGTCTGAAGGAAGCTGGTATCCGCAAATTCCATGTTGGTTCGCCGGTGCGTGGCGGTAGCTTCGCCAATCCGGTCGATCCGGTGTTGGTGTGCCAATGGGTCGAGGCTACTCAGTAG
- a CDS encoding glycosyltransferase family 2 protein gives MAEQQPVGIHVVTIAYNPGPELEAMVSSLRVACRLHGASDPSVNITLTIVDNGSQAERVDAIVDQYAQEFSARVIRPGRNLGYGRAANRGLHDATEPWVCVANPDTVFQPGSLVELVNAGNRWPQAGIFGPRLLERDGKVYPSARALPSLRNGVGHALFAHVWPANPWTRAYHGNTEHEHVAGWLSGACLLIRTSAWRKLEGFDPRYFMFFEDVDLGRRAGEVGITSVYVPSAAVVHEQGASWKARPAKMIRAHHDSAKQYLADAYPGIAYVPLRALLGAGLDVRAWWQTRGSE, from the coding sequence ATGGCCGAACAACAACCTGTGGGTATCCACGTCGTCACAATTGCGTATAATCCGGGGCCCGAGCTGGAAGCTATGGTTTCCTCTCTACGTGTCGCTTGTAGGCTCCATGGTGCTAGTGACCCCAGTGTGAATATAACGTTGACGATTGTTGATAACGGTTCACAAGCCGAACGCGTCGATGCGATAGTTGACCAATATGCGCAAGAATTTTCTGCACGTGTGATTCGGCCAGGTCGCAATTTAGGATATGGACGCGCAGCGAACCGTGGTCTGCACGATGCTACTGAACCGTGGGTATGCGTGGCTAATCCGGACACCGTTTTCCAGCCCGGATCCTTAGTGGAATTAGTGAATGCTGGAAATCGTTGGCCGCAAGCAGGTATCTTTGGGCCACGGTTATTAGAACGCGATGGAAAGGTTTACCCATCTGCTCGTGCTCTCCCAAGCCTGCGCAACGGAGTTGGGCATGCTCTATTTGCTCATGTGTGGCCGGCGAACCCGTGGACTCGTGCCTACCACGGCAACACTGAACATGAACACGTAGCCGGCTGGTTATCGGGGGCCTGTTTACTTATTCGTACCTCGGCATGGCGAAAGTTAGAGGGATTTGATCCCCGGTACTTCATGTTTTTCGAAGACGTCGATCTGGGCCGGCGTGCAGGCGAAGTTGGAATAACGAGCGTCTATGTACCTTCGGCAGCTGTTGTCCACGAACAAGGTGCTTCGTGGAAGGCGCGCCCAGCTAAAATGATTCGCGCCCACCACGATTCTGCAAAGCAATATTTAGCGGACGCCTACCCTGGCATAGCATACGTGCCACTGCGCGCACTGCTAGGAGCAGGTCTCGATGTTCGGGCTTGGTGGCAAACTCGCGGGAGTGAGTAG